A window of Anaerolineae bacterium contains these coding sequences:
- a CDS encoding phosphatase PAP2 family protein — translation MNWMMLDVWLLQVLNRWVAQSPDRFYHALTVSDRLPWMVAAMGLTWMWFYGDPGVIPISARVTRLEARRRVLSVFGALITSFFAASVLQGMVPRVRPFAVFSLQIPIPPQIWRRVTSGLAVQGAFPSDHAVMFFALALGLWTLQRRAGWLMLALMGYFSALHIALGFHWPSDMLGGALIGVGSLGLFLLAERFLRPIYDFVLSLVYRYPGAFYFVGYLFLYDLSQKFTFLFALMKWMTGYGIVH, via the coding sequence ATGAATTGGATGATGCTCGATGTATGGCTGCTGCAGGTCCTGAACCGCTGGGTAGCGCAAAGCCCCGACCGGTTTTATCATGCGTTGACTGTTTCGGACCGCCTGCCCTGGATGGTCGCGGCCATGGGGCTGACCTGGATGTGGTTTTATGGCGATCCGGGGGTGATCCCCATTTCGGCGCGGGTCACCCGTTTAGAAGCGCGCCGTCGGGTGTTGAGCGTGTTTGGCGCGTTGATCACCAGTTTCTTCGCCGCGTCGGTGCTCCAGGGCATGGTCCCCCGGGTGCGACCTTTTGCCGTTTTCTCTTTGCAAATCCCCATCCCACCGCAAATCTGGCGAAGGGTGACCTCCGGCTTGGCGGTCCAGGGCGCTTTTCCCAGCGACCACGCGGTGATGTTTTTTGCCCTGGCGTTGGGGCTCTGGACGCTTCAGCGACGCGCCGGCTGGTTGATGCTGGCCTTGATGGGATATTTCAGCGCCTTGCATATTGCGCTGGGGTTTCACTGGCCTAGCGATATGCTGGGCGGGGCACTCATCGGCGTTGGAAGCCTGGGGTTGTTCCTGCTGGCCGAGCGCTTTTTGCGCCCCATCTATGACTTTGTGCTTTCTCTGGTGTATCGCTACCCCGGGGCGTTCTACTTTGTGGGGTACCTCTTCCTCTACGACCTTTCCCAGAAGTTCACCTTCCTCTTCGCATTGATGAAATGGATGACGGGCTATGGCATCGTCCACTGA